From the Haliaeetus albicilla chromosome 6, bHalAlb1.1, whole genome shotgun sequence genome, the window TAACAAGAGGGACTTTATGACTCAGTGTTTGTCATAGCTGGGGAATATGATGATGACTAGGAGATCCCTTCTAGCCCCACATTCCTGTTGGTATGATAACAGAGGAATCTGTGTAGGGCGCAGTAAATGCTGAATCACTGAGTGCTTTATATAGCTGCCTGGCAGGACAAAGTCCCTCGCACCCATCCTGTCCGCAAGAACctccaggacaaaaaaaaaaataaaataaaatccttatgTAAATGATTGTGCTCTGGCAGCACAAAGCATAAAGCTACCGATGCCCGAGTTCGACGAAAACCAGCTGAGCTACAGGTTCCTCTACACAGAGGAAAGGTGGTGGTGTGGGCACGAAAGCAAGAAACCTCACTGTAAACACTGAGAGGTACACGCTCTGAGGTGAATGCGCTCCAGCAGCTTCGATAAACAATTTTAACATGGGAAAAGAAACTCCATGCTTGGAACTTTGTGGAGGTATCCCATGCACTTTCTCAGCCAGGCGCACGCAGGGATCGTTTCCACAGGGCATGATCGTATAACGTAGCAGAAAGTTCCTGCAATTAACATCAACTGCTAAAACATCCACAGTTCTCCAGCCACCCCAGGATCCACAACTCTTTtgatggtgttttttttctctgtctcctaGGAGTCCCCCAAGGATGGGATCACTTTCTGCAGCACAAGGCCAGCAACGAGGATGCAGCTTACACTGATGCGTTTGCTGCCTCGCAACTGGACATCTCCGGCTTTGCTGCTCCGGCTCTATGAGCAGACCTTGGGGGAACAGCAGTAGCTGCAGTTTTAGTAGTACATAGCTAGAGGTAGAGGCCAAGCAGGCACTCGTGAAAGTGGGGTAAGGTAAGAGACAGGCCTGGTTTCTGGGCTCAGGAGAGTAACATTGCTTAGGAGGAGAGCACTTCTCCACAGCCCTCATGGCTGTTGGACTTGAGGAAGACTTTTCTGGAGTTTCTTCCAGACATGTGGAGGGCATGTACAGATGTGGGTGCTCCCTCACCTCCTCAAAACTTACAGCACAGGCTACTTGGAGACGTAGAGCCCCTGACTGCTGCTCCCCACTCTGCCACAGGAATGTCCCCGCGCAGATGTGGCACCACTGTACACCCACCGTCTCCATGGGTCGCACAgtcagtttttttcctcttgcagtACTTTCAAATACCCATTATTTCTAATAACTGCCCCTGGTATCAAAGCTCAGAGCAAGAGGTTCCCCACAGATCCCAGCTGCTAACCCCAACACAAGGCAGCGGGGAAACTTCCACTCTTCTCCCAGAGAGCTTGGCTTAATCCCTCTATGCCGTAGCTAACAAAGCTTCcccccctctcctttttttttttttttttttttttaaccaggcAGCTGAATCACAATCGAGATCAATTTTGTTATTTCCTAAACAGTCGCAAGCTGACAGGGTAACAGAGGCAGGCTGAGCGATGGCAGGTGGTTGCAGCACAAGAGCCTCAAGCCTTCCTGCTTTCCTGGCTCTTGCCAAAGCCCAGCACGCAGGTGGACAGAGACATCTCATCCCGGCTGTGACGTGACCCTTCCTAAACAGCCGTCAGCAAGGAAAGGGCACAGAGGTGTCGGTGCATCGCCGGGGTCAGGGGCAGTGGGCAGAGGCCGCAGAGCttttaaacagaagagaagCACCTGTGAGCTTTCCCTGTGCGGAGCATCTCCCATCGCACCGCGTGCAGCGGGGCTCAGGGATGCCGGTGGATTCATCGTCTCTTCCTATGGTTTGCAGCAGGAGTCGCAGAGCTGGAGCCCGCAGAGGTACACAGCTAGCAGGGGAAGGATGGCTTGGAAACACGGGTCGGGAAGCTAAAATTCATTCAAAGGACCTCATCAGCAGGAACTGCTGCGGCCGTCCCGTGCGTCATTGGAAGAGGCAACCTCTCTGCTGGTAGATAGTGCTTGGATGGTGACAGGGTGCTGGGATAAGGTGTACAGGATTGCCAAGAGCTGCTGCGTAGCTTCTGGGTAGCGGGAGTTTCTCACGTGCCCTGAAGTACCGAGAGCACATCTGTAAGACGGTGAGTCCAGCACTCACCTGGGACCAGGTGGGGGACCTCCTTCCAGTCACTTACTTTGTATTTCGGTTTCTGTAAGATGAAAGTTTCTGCCTTGAACTGCAAAGAGGCACAGCTTTTCCCAAGGGGAACAGATTTAGACAGCGGATACGTTGCAGAAGGAACTGCTCATGGGTACTACAGGCTCACTGGGTGAGAGACGACTCTCTTTAGGCTATATCCATCATCAGCGGCAAGAAAAAGAGTCAGTTATAGCCCGTTATAAATCAGGGCACTCGTGGTCCTGCTGCCATAAGCCGCCTTCTCAGCTCTCACAGTCTTCCTCTCCACCTTCGCAGCACACGTGCCGCTGCCTCTACAGCTGCTCAGGAACCATGGATTCAGGGCAAAGCTCTAATTAAGGCGCTTTGAATGGCTTAATGGGGAGAGACAGGCTCCTCCAAAGACTGTACAAAGAGCCATGGGGGAAGGAAATGCTGAATTCAGTGCCTAAGACAGACAGGTGCCTCAAGTTAAGCAGCATGAAGGCTCCTCTGCGTACCCGTGCGATGCCCGATGCAAAGATCCCGAAATACCGATGGCAATGAAAGGCAGCTCACCGTCTCGCTCTGTCCTTTCTTCTCACGTGCAGGCAGCCCGATCCATCACACGGTGCTTTGACTCTTCGCCCCGGAATCAAATGCATATTCCTTGCTAGATACAGGGGGAGGCCAGAGTTGGGAGTCATCAAAAGCACCAGTGAGGTtttgtgtgtgcacatacatgCACGAACTGCATCAGCCTTCTGCGCACATGTAGaaagtagaatcatagaaccatttaggttggaaaagacctttaagatcatcgagtccaactgttaacctaacactgccaagtccaccactaaaccatgtccctaagtgccacatctacacatcttttaaatacccccagggatggtgactcaactacTTCCCAtaagcctgttccagtgcttgacaaccctttcggtgaatAAGTTTTTCttaatacccaatctaaacctcccctggtgcaacttgaggccgtttcctcttgtcctattgcttgttccttgggaaaagagactgacaccaacctcactacaacctcctttcaggtagttgtagagagcaataaggtctcccctcagcctccttttttccaggctgaacaaccccagttccctcagccgctccttaTAAGACTTGagctctagacccttcaccagcttcgttgctctttGGATGTGCTCCAGCgcctcaatgtctttcttctagcgaggggcccaaaactgaacacggtATTCGAGGTGTGGCCTccccagtgctgagtacagggggaaaATCACatccctagtcctgctggccacactgtttctgatacaagccaggatgccattggccgCCTTAGTAGGTACATCCACATCCAGTTTTCAGCTGGTGGCTGCTGGTCACCAGACAGTAAAGCAACTGCCCCAAATTCCAGTGATGACTTTCCAAACAAACCATAGGTTCAAAGTCCTCTGGagggtttttctgcatttgctaGTGGATGTTAAGTTAATTTTTATATCAGCTGCTTCCAGGTGGCTGCACGGTTGATCATTTCCTATGACCATGCTGCAGTATTTCCTAGCCCCAGAACAAAATGCTACTCTAAACATGCTTGGAGGTGGGGAGAAGTCAGCCCCAATTTGGAAAAGTGGCTTTGCCCCATATTTAACAGGGTCCCTAGAGCGTTCCAGCCACCTCCCTGTCCCACCAGTCGTCCCAGCGTGGGGATGCCGTGGGATGTGCGGCGTGGGACACCTGAGATTTGCTACTGCACCCGacgtggcagcagcagcccctgctgCGAGAGCTGCAAAACTGCAGGTGCCTTTTCCCTGGCCCCAGGGTGGGAAGGCGATGGGGAAAAAGCCACCCAAGCCCCCCACTAGAggacccccccacctccccaggcaCCGCGAAGCCGGACACGCTCCAGCCTGTCGAATAAAATGATGGTTATAAATAAAACACCGGCCGCTGCATGCTCGCAGGGTGCTCCCGCTCCCCTGGTACGGCACTTTCTGGCTCTACACAAGCTCCCTGCGGCTTTGGTGTGGCACAGGGTGGATTCCGATgataaaaaaacctgctttttggGGGTGCCCGAGAAAGCGGTGCGGAGGGGCACGTCGCAGCATGTAGTTCTAACCCCCGCGCCTTCTGCCCTGATCCTACCCACCTCTGGCTTGTTCCAGCATCCCTCCACACCAGCGAGGGCTGCGCTGGCagccttcccctctgctgggacCGCAGGAGACTTCCCACACTCGCACCCTTGTCTGGGCTTCTCTGTCTCCAGCCCCCGCTGCGGATTTGGCCCGCAGAGGAAGGGGACCCCCAGTCAACGCACTTCACCCAGGCCAGAGGTGTAAGCGCTCAGACAGCTgcgaaagaaaaaaaaaatatgaaggaaaCTGGTTTCTGTTAGCAAaaggtgacaaaaaaaaaaaaattgggattACCCTCTGGGGTGTTTCCATTTTAGAAGCGAAGAGGGGCTATGGGAATATTGTTCCCCATAAGATTATTGGTTTTGGTGATTTGACCTAGAAATTCAGCAAGCTTGGAAAACCACAGGGgcaatgggggaaaaaaaggtgataTCGGTGATGGGACACAGCAGTGAGAGATTTCACCATCGTAAAGGATAACGGAGAGGGCAGGGCTAACGTGCATTGTTCAAAACCGGGTTTGGGATTCCTCTGTCACCTGCCCTTTTAACAAAGCCTTTCTCCAGAGGGTTTTTTATGCACTGGGCCTCAGGTCTCAGCATCCTGAACTTGGGTGGAGGAAATGATATGCTGAAATGCCTTCATAAATATCCTCCAAAAAGCAGGCACACCGGATTTACTGTTCTTGATATTGCtaagataaaaattaaacagaCCATATGAATTTAAACAAACCTCATTCCAGACTACATCATCCATACAAAGACATACAGAAGGGCCCCAGCCCcagaaaaacaaggcaaaaaaagaaaagaaaaccttttcagATCCTCTTTTACGATTGCTAGCTTGTCTTTCCCTTCAGCTCTGACCTGAGCCTCACCTACGACCGTGCAACTGAACTACACAAAACGCAAAGACACCTCCAGGGGCATCACCTTTGGACTCCATTTTCTCGTTCAgatgctaccaaaaaaacccccaaaccaccccaaaagTCTCCTGCACGTGCCCCACTCCGAGGTCCTCGCTTTGCCAGGGAGCAGCACACCCCAGGCGAGCAACCGCAACTGCTTCTGGAGTCCCATCTCCAGCCGGGTGCGATGCCGGTGGGAGGCTCTTGCATCGGCAGCCTCGGAGAAGGAGTCCTCTGTCCGTCTGTCTGTCCGTCCATCTGCTGCGTGCGAGAAGCCACGCGTGTTTCTGAGACGCGGCGTGCCGGTGCGAATCAACCAGCTCTTGCAGGGAAAACCCTCTGAGATGATGAAGTTTGGGCTCTCGCAGGCCACCCAGCCCCAGTCTTTCCGCTGCCGGCACCGGGACGGACAGACGTGCCGGTTATCTGTGGGATGGCAGGCGGCTGCCCGGAGCAGCCGGGACAAAACCACGGCCACCTCCCCGAGTGCTGCCAACCACCTCGCAGCCAAACGCGGTCTGCGGTCACCGCTGGGGCTGCCATCGCAACCCGGAGCGGGGCAAGGTTTATTCCCGACCCCCCCAGATGCCAGAACAAGACGCATCCCTCGGAGGGACGCGTGGCTTTAGCGTCGCTGAAAACACCCAGCGTTTCGGGGCGGAGGGCAGGAGGGCACTTGCCTTTGGGGCAGGGGTGCTCCCAGTCACACAAAGGTGGGTTTCAGATCTTCTTTGAAATTCACCACGGGCTGGGGCCCGCCGTGCTGCTCTGTCCGGGGGCCCGCGCGACCGCTGGGCTCTGTGTCcgtgtctgtgctgctgcttcccagggaGCCGCGTGGGCTCTGGAAGCAGACCTCGCAGCAGGGCCGGTGGCAGCCGTGAAACATCtcctcagagctgctgctgctggagtcCGAGTCCGGGTAATAGTACAGCGAGCGCAGGGAGGGCTCGGCGGGTCCCCTCGGGGtgccccgccaccgccgccgctgTTCCCGCGGGATGCACGGTGAAGCATCCCGAGATTCCGGCCATCCTGGCCATCCCTCCGGCTGGAGGCAGAGCTCCCCAGGGACGGCTAGAGGGGACGGTGCTGGCGGGTGAAGGAGCCCTCCGCCAGccatctccccttccctccccagggaGATCCGTGGCGATTCCCCACCGCCCCAGCCGCCTGCCTCCTTCACCCCGCGGCCGGCACGAGGGGAGACGTGTCCGTGGAAGCGGGTGGAAGCAGCGGGCAGCGGGatccgccgccgccgccttgcCAGGTAGGGGCTGAGGGGCGTGCGGATGCCCAGGTAGCCTTCCCGGCCCCCCCACGTTCCTCCCTGCTCACCTGGGGGGCTGCCAAGCAGGGATCCCCCAGGTAAAGCCGGGCTATAGGCTTTGCCATCCAGGCTCAGCTCTTGCAAGATTTCCCGCAGCTTCTCGCTGCTGACGTAGCTGACTTTGGGGGATGTCTCCCAGGCCACGCCAGATGAGATGTCCTGGCCCGGCAGCTGCTCCGGaggctgcccctgccccgcgGGTGTCCCGCACTCCTGGACATCTTTCAGGCCACGTTCGATGCCGTCCCCCGTCTCAAAAACCAGCACCTGAGAGCAAACGGGCTCGCGGCTGGCGTGGTTCTGGAGGTCCCGAGCATCGCTGCGAAGACGCGGTGTATCCGGCAAGCAGGGAGGCTGCAACCCATCCCGCTCCGGATCCGGGGGACAGCGGTCCCCCCGTCCATCCCCGCGCCGTCCTGAGCTCCGGGTGCGGGGAGCTGGCGGCGGCGCGAGGGGGTCGCAGCCGCTCTCTGCAGACATCAGCCTCATCAGCTTCTCCTTGGCACTGCTCACTTGCTCCTGCAGGCTTTCGATCACGGCGTTTTTCTGCGTCAAACAAACACACCCGTCAAGCGTGGGGCAGGCGGAGGGTACGAAAACGCCGCCGGTTtggaagcaggcactgccaaaaaaaaacGTATCGCCCCCCTCCACACCTCTCCGCGTGGAGAGGTGCTCTGAGGCAGCACCGCAACAGGGCTGCAGTGTGTGTGACCACGTCCCCCCCTGGAGCCCCCCAGATGTGGGTGCAGGAAGAGGGGGACACCGTGGCAGGCAGCTCTCCAAACAGGGGTGCTCCCACCCACGCAGTGCAAGCTGGGGGCTTTCCTGAGATGGAGCATCTCCCCTCTGAATTAATCATGTTTGACCAGGCTGTGGGAACCAGGctctcctgctcttctccctACATGTTTTTTAGAAACCCTCCAGATTACTCCTAAATTTTGGCGCTTTGGGGTGCAGAGCGATGTGACAAAACAAAGCGGGTTCTCCCCTCCggagggaaggggctggaaCGGGGAGCACCGGGGCGTCGGGAAGGGTTTCCCACCCTGCAAAGCCTTCAGCCCacaaaagggaaggggagaagccGGTGCGGCCGAGGGGGGCCGGCAGAGCCCCGTACCTCGGTGAGCAGCCGCTTCATGGAGTTTTTCTCCCCTATCAGCTGGTAGAGCTGCTCCTCGCTGTACACCGAGCGGCAGCTCTTGCTCGGGCTGGTGAAATACTTCGCCATGTGGCTCACGGTTTGGCTTTCTTCTTCAAAGGCTTTCCACTGCTTGAGCTGGGGAGCAGAAGAGGGAGTTATCGGAGCCTGCCGATGCGGCGGGAGGCAGGCGCGGCTCGCGCGCGAAGGAGACAAAGGGACGAGGGACGGAGAAGGGCGGACAAAGGCAGGGTGTGACGGAGGAGCAGAGACGGCTGGGCGAGGGGCCGCGGTGTCACTCGGAGCCTCCCACCCACCCGAGCCCTACCCTGTCCCTGGCTCCAGCCTTTAACGCAGAGAGGGTCGGTGCCTGCCTGTGCCGCAACCTCTAAGCGCGCTGTAAAAgcccccttctccttctccccccccccccgactctGTGACAGACAAAGACGGTGTCACGCACGCCTCCTTATCCCCGAATCACCGGTGACAAGCTGAAAACCAGCAACGCTTAGTATCCATTTCTCGCCTACTGTCTGCGTAGAAGCCTTGCGCAGCCCAGCTCCGGCTGCTTATCGATCTCGGATGAGCAATCGAAGAGCGAGCCCGTTAGGAAAAACAAGTTGATGAATTAAAAGATCcaagttaaataaaatgttcGAGGCCCCCAGGCTACGGCAGAAAAACGGTACAGGCAGAGTGCAAGTACAGCTCATCAGCTCCTCCGCCCTCGCTCCACCAGACCTCGTGCTTGGCAGAGCATCGCCAGCAGGCTCAGTGCTTGTCAGAGGAGGTTTGGATCCTGCTCCCAAGGGCTGCTCATCTAGTGGGTTGGGACTCTGCAGTGACACGGCACCTGCTGAGGTAGGAGGGGATCTCTGGAAATcctcctgctcaagcaaggGCAGctggaccaggctgcccaggaccgTGTCCAGCTGGGTcctgagtatctccaaggatggagactccaccacctctctggacaacctgctcCAGGCCTTTAcagctttcacagaaaaaaaaaaaccaac encodes:
- the GPR156 gene encoding probable G-protein coupled receptor 156 isoform X2, coding for MSSPNLNIVTLLGSGLTYTSAYLFGIPEQSLLSGDSVEKLIQVRLCLLCVGTSLVFGPVLGKSWRLYKVFTQRVPDKRVIIKDLQLLAMVAALVLVDAVLLLTWVFSDPVQCFRSLSISLRATEKGMTCSVSRVQSCGSLYSDLWLVLILGFKSILLLYGTYLAGLTDNVSSPPVNQSLTLIVGVNLVFLAAGTICLVHRFFRAWHNLLFGFTSGGIFVCTTTINCFIFVPQLKQWKAFEEESQTVSHMAKYFTSPSKSCRSVYSEEQLYQLIGEKNSMKRLLTEKNAVIESLQEQVSSAKEKLMRLMSAESGCDPLAPPPAPRTRSSGRRGDGRGDRCPPDPERDGLQPPCLPDTPRLRSDARDLQNHASREPVCSQVLVFETGDGIERGLKDVQECGTPAGQGQPPEQLPGQDISSGVAWETSPKVSYVSSEKLREILQELSLDGKAYSPALPGGSLLGSPPGEQGGTWGGREGYLGIRTPLSPYLARRRRRIPLPAASTRFHGHVSPRAGRGVKEAGGWGGGESPRISLGREGEMAGGGLLHPPAPSPLAVPGELCLQPEGWPGWPESRDASPCIPREQRRRWRGTPRGPAEPSLRSLYYYPDSDSSSSSSEEMFHGCHRPCCEVCFQSPRGSLGSSSTDTDTEPSGRAGPRTEQHGGPQPVVNFKEDLKPTFV
- the GPR156 gene encoding probable G-protein coupled receptor 156 isoform X1, producing MEPGFNCSELCDGSSSFGSQEQQRRALQELCTVTVTSSDRSGKSSPSFSAALLGVVWTFLTGGVLLALFFLVFTIRFRKNRIVKMSSPNLNIVTLLGSGLTYTSAYLFGIPEQSLLSGDSVEKLIQVRLCLLCVGTSLVFGPVLGKSWRLYKVFTQRVPDKRVIIKDLQLLAMVAALVLVDAVLLLTWVFSDPVQCFRSLSISLRATEKGMTCSVSRVQSCGSLYSDLWLVLILGFKSILLLYGTYLAGLTDNVSSPPVNQSLTLIVGVNLVFLAAGTICLVHRFFRAWHNLLFGFTSGGIFVCTTTINCFIFVPQLKQWKAFEEESQTVSHMAKYFTSPSKSCRSVYSEEQLYQLIGEKNSMKRLLTEKNAVIESLQEQVSSAKEKLMRLMSAESGCDPLAPPPAPRTRSSGRRGDGRGDRCPPDPERDGLQPPCLPDTPRLRSDARDLQNHASREPVCSQVLVFETGDGIERGLKDVQECGTPAGQGQPPEQLPGQDISSGVAWETSPKVSYVSSEKLREILQELSLDGKAYSPALPGGSLLGSPPGEQGGTWGGREGYLGIRTPLSPYLARRRRRIPLPAASTRFHGHVSPRAGRGVKEAGGWGGGESPRISLGREGEMAGGGLLHPPAPSPLAVPGELCLQPEGWPGWPESRDASPCIPREQRRRWRGTPRGPAEPSLRSLYYYPDSDSSSSSSEEMFHGCHRPCCEVCFQSPRGSLGSSSTDTDTEPSGRAGPRTEQHGGPQPVVNFKEDLKPTFV